One Neodiprion pinetum isolate iyNeoPine1 chromosome 1, iyNeoPine1.2, whole genome shotgun sequence genomic window carries:
- the LManII gene encoding lysosomal alpha-mannosidase isoform X3, with the protein MWRNSVKKFGITRKFEDLRLSSRPLIAKAGVQYILDSVIHELLEDPNRRFIYVETAYLWKWWSYQSDRVKTDVRRLIDEGRLEIISGAWSMNDEAVTHYQSIIDQFTWGFRRLNDTFGSCARPHVGWQIDPFGHSREQASLFAQMGFDGLFFGRLDYQDKRNRMDKKTAEMIWKGSDSLGNKADLFTSVLFNTYSPPPGFCFDILCADEPIIDDPQSPDYNVDRRISSLVEYATTQSKYYRTNNVILTMGGDFTYQVAETWYKNLDKLLRYANERHGSTVNVFYSTPSCYLKAVNEQALSWPTKSDDFFPYASDPHTYWSGYYSSRPTIKFYERMGNNYLQVSKQLSALTNISTSETYLNPYREAMGVLQHHDAITGTEKQQVAQDYARILSEAMKGGEQILSDALGSLISTRNQRRSRDGADVHFYTCYQLNISSCPHTEENNNFVLTLYNPQSRVVSTFVRIPVTGNSYVVRDFTGASIVTQIIPIPPEVLAIPGRESSAINELVFRARNVPAFGYQAYYVTKSNKNIERVRNESFTEATIQNEFFNVSITDDGSTCALRTIRSGVTNMRIAQSFHYYESSQGNNEEFENRSSGAYIFRPKNATPKNITNVGSHQIYTGPLVQEIHMKINEWISQIVRLYTGENYIEYDWLVGPIPVDDKIGKEIITRYSSNLATGNVFYTDSNGREMLRREKNFRPTWALQLAEPVAGNYYPITAKITIKDRINKLRISVLNDRAQGGTSLNEGQVELMLHRRILNDDAFGVGEALNEIAYGKGLVVRGRHQIVTGTNLDRSSSILMEKQMAWNLLNPPCILVSPAGGRTFEEWRNHHRMQGSGLTKQLPPNVRILTLEPWKDGGLLFRLEHMFEIGEDTRYSHPVEINIKDLFLPFTVTNARETTLGGNQWLNESERLRWVSESNEVHRERENVRVVDTGLIDDANEVINVLLHPMEIRTFLIEISI; encoded by the exons atgtggcGCAACTccgttaaaaaatttggaatcacGAGAAAGTTCGAAGACCTGCGGCTATCAA GCCGTCCCTTGATTGCAAAAGCTGGAGTCCAATACATTTTGGATAGCGTTATCCACGAACTACTTGAAGATCCAAACAGAAG GTTCATCTACGTGGAGACCGCCTACCTGTGGAAGTGGTGGTCGTATCAAAGTGACCGAGTTAAGACAGATGTTCGGAGACTCATTGATGAAGGTCGGCTGGAAATAATAAGCGGGGCATGGAGTATGAATGACGAGGCGGTCACTCATTATCAATCAATCATCGATCAGTTCACCTGGGGCTTCAG GCGCCTTAACGACACATTCGGATCGTGTGCACGTCCCCACGTCGGATGGCAAATAGACCCCTTTGGCCACTCGAGGGAGCAGGCCTCGTTATTTGCTCAGATGGGCTTCGACGGTCTCTTCTTCGGTAGGCTGGATTATCAGGATAAGAGAAACCGCATGGATAAGAAAACAGCTGAAATGATTTGGAAAGGGAGTGACAGTTTGG GAAACAAGGCCGATCTGTTCACGAGCGTCCTTTTCAACACTTACAGTCCTCCGCCCGGGTTTTGTTTCGATATACTCTGTGCAGACGAGCCAATAATCGATGACCCTCAAAGTCCCGACTACAATGTTGACCGTAGG ATTTCGTCGCTCGTCGAGTACGCCACAACCCAGTCTAAATATTACCGAACGAATAATGTCATATTGACGATGGGAGGAGATTTCACGTATCAAGTTGCCGAAACGTGGTACAAAAACTTGGACAAACTGCTGAG ATACGCAAACGAACGCCACGGAAGTACAGTAAACGTGTTTTACTCGACACCGTCCTGTTACCTGAAAGCCGTCAACGAGCAGGCCCTCTCTTGGCCAACCAAGTCTGACGACTTCTTTCCATACGCCAGCGACCCCCACACCTACTGGTCAGGATATTACAGTTCGAGGCCAACAATCAAATTTTACGAGAGAATGGGAAATAATTACCTACAA GTATCAAAGCAACTTTCAGCATTGACTAATATATCGACGTCGGAAACATATCTGAATCCGTATCGTGAAGCGATGGGTGTACTTCAACACCACGATGCGATTACTGGAACTGAAAAGCAGCAGGTTGCTCAGGATTACGCGAGAATTTTATCCGAGGCCATGAAGGGCGGAGAACAGATTCTATCAGATGCGCTTGG AAGCTTGATTTCGACAAGAAATCAAAGGAGATCTCGCGACGGTGCAGACGTTCATTTCTATACTTGTTACCAACTAAACATCAGCTCTTGCCCACACACGGAAGAAAATAACAACTTTGTCCTCACTCTGTACAATCCGCAAAGTAGAGTGGTCTCGACCTTTGTTCGCATTCCCGTAACAGGAAATTCATACGTCGTTCGAGACTTCACTG GTGCTAGTATTGTCACGCAAATCATTCCAATACCGCCCGAAGTCCTGGCAATTCCAGGCAGAGAGAGTTCAGCGATCAACGAATTAGTTTTTCGTGCTCGAAATGTCCCAGCTTTTGGTTACCAGGCCTACTATGTTACTAAAAGTAACAAGAATATTGAACGCGTACGCAACGAAAGCTTTACCGAAGCGACGATACAAAATGAG TTCTTCAACGTCTCAATAACCGATGACGGAAGCACGTGTGCCTTGCGTACAATCCGGTCCGGTGTTACGAACATGAGAATTGCCCAATCCTTCCACTATTACGAAAGCAGTCAAGGCAATAACgaggaatttgaaaatcgcTCTTCCGGAGCGTACATATTCAGGCCGAAGAATGCCACCCCCAAGAATATAACAAATGTTGGCAGCCACCAGATTTATACGG GTCCACTGGTTCAGGAAATACATATGAAGATTAACGAATGGATCAGTCAAATTGTCAGGCTTTACACTGGCGAAAATTATATAGAGTATGATTGGCTAGTAGGCCCAATCCCCGTCGA TGATAAAATTGGCAAGGAAATCATAACAAGATACTCTAGCAACCTGGCCACGGGAAACGTGTTTTATACCGACAGCAACGGTCGCGAAATGTTAAGacgcgagaaaaatttccgtcCCACGTGGGCGTTGCAGCTCGCCGAACCTGTTGCGGGTAACTATTACCCTATCACCGCCAAAATCACTATCAAggatagaataaataaattgagaaTCAGCGTCCTGAACGACCGAGCTCAAGGTGGCACCAGTCTCAACGAAGGCCAAGTGGAATTGATG CTACATCGCAGGATATTGAATGATGATGCTTTCGGCGTTGGCGAAGCTTTGAACGAGATAGCATACGGCAAGGGACTGGTCGTACGTGGCCGGCACCAGATCGTAACAGGGACAAATTTGGACCGTAGCTCAAGTATCCTGATGGAAAAGCAGATGGCCTGGAATTTATTAAATCCCCCGTGCATCCTCGTATCCCCGGCGGGCGGTCGAACTTTTGAGGAATGGCGTAATCATCACCGAATGCAG GGATCTGGCCTTACGAAGCAGCTACCCCCGAACGTGCGTATTTTGACCCTAGAGCCATGGAAGGATGGTGGACTACTCTTCAGGCTTGAGCACATGTTTGAAATTGGTGAAGACACAAGATACTCTCACCCTGTGGAAATCAATATCAAG GATCTTTTCCTTCCCTTCACGGTAACGAATGCACGAGAAACAACGTTGGGAGGAAATCAATGGTTGAACGAGTCAGAGCGTTTAAGATGGGTGAGTGAGTCGAACGAAGTGCACCGTGAACGGGAAAATGTGAGAGTTGTTGATACAGGATTAATAGACGACGCCAACGAAGTTATCAACGTCCTTCTACACCCGATGGAGATTCGTACTTTTCTcatagaaatttcaatttga